ggctccgctttcactataaacactgaaactttcaatttttgcagcaatttctgctctgaacgtctccattttcaagcgtatgaatactagaacgttgcatgttgttcatttcaggatgcctatacacatgctaccctacgctgaacagcattttaccgatttttcatcaaaatggatattttcaaaatgtaaatagccccaagaagctatgaAACGgcccaatcaatgcaaaacacatcacagacatacccaccaaaaattatcaggctgctgcgaaatctaagcgcatagtgacatttttcacattttggtgacttcgtcagtacaggcctcggacccccattaattttccataagcgacaatgttaacgtctagcgctgtagctcagtcccaaacattccgtggccattaagctttggtgcatacctggcccagcctgtgagaaagaagccataaaaatcttgacataggttgaccgtcaaaatctggacctttccatgccggcagctgggaggcgtgcctagcaacgccaaggggacgtcactcgcagcctcatcactacctcacaccttgtgtcctctcgcccagaatttcaaactttcatcaataaagctcatacctcctcaaagtttagacagtttccagcattttaataccaagcatgcacctgtgcaccaaaaatggacgcctgggagcaaaaaaagactttataccctaaaattcacagaactacaatcgtccctaccgaaaaacggaagttgtaatgggggtctgtgtccagatgcgcctccagttttgtaaagtccatatccttacgttgttgcaccacctgagtcgtaggcgtcgatgtaaggggcgtattacaggtccaacaactggtctacaggcacgtaaacccgcttctttcagacggttcctaatcgtttgagccgacactctcctcaaacctggtatttgtgtggcagtaacggttggtagggcatgccgattacgcaggtgaaggacccggatgtactgatcttgaagtggggtcgtgatccttggccttccacttcttcgggcgatcgttggtcgaattaaagttgttgtaacggctccaaagtcgggatatagttgttttgtgaacatttaggtgtcgtgcaatagtaccaaaactttctccggcttgaagacgaccaatggcgatatttcggtcggcagcactcagtcgcggcattttaccgactgtctttcgtcgacgaatgaatgaataaaatacaaaggcacatgggcttttatacacctccaccctataactgccattgacatgatttgtatgtgaatggttctgtgtgcgacgtcaacagggtcagtccatgcgttgtgacgtcataagcaataaaatacacttaggagagaaaagacAGTTGTTTGAATGGTAATcctcattaaaaacgtgtataatttcactACATTTAGCTAAAacttagtttggaagcaataactttattcgaacgaatttttgatatccgaggacagggttgcgtttcttttttgacagagtttataaaTGAACTGTATTTCGTAGCTATCAGGAAATGGCGATACCCGAGAGATAGAAGATTGATTTCGATGTAGAGTACATGGTGAAATACATTGAGAGCTTGTATCTGGAAAACTTTGGTGCCTTTGACAGTATTAGACCACCCCATTTCACGGTGCAGGACATTTGACCTAATGTCTACATCATTGCCCAGTGTAGTCACTTTTCTTCGCTACAGCGTGGTATGGCTGTCGCTAATATTGCATTTGAGCCTAGACTGCTGCTTACACTATATATCTGCGTACGATACATCTCCTCTCTACAAGGCCCGCTACACTACAGTTTAGTGCAAGCCTTACACAAAATTTTGGCTGCGTAATTTGCCTTTATAGAGATAGTTTAATCTGTGGGAtaggatatcaggaattgtcagatCGAGATAAGTAGTGTTCAAAGAATACCCCGTATGTTTTATTATAGTGCAAAAAGTATACCTGCTCAGTTACTTCAAATCGCTAAACAATCCACACATCGTCCGTTTGCTTACTTTACAAACAAGCGGACGTCGGAGAGCACACAAACCACAATCACACGTATATACAATGGGAAAAATGTAAAATCCACCGCTttttaaaaccagagcagctaactcacaaacaaacacagcacaGTAAAGACGCAATGGAGATCAAAGTAATAAGTTTAATTACTGATACAAAAAGTTTTTACTTACttattgttatccataagtaatgcctctgtcaatcgaTACAAAAAGTGTtatcaaaacaaatacaatttaaaaatatctaaaatgAAAATTGCGTAAACATAAATTGAAGACTGTCCAACTAATTAACGAAGGCCACTGCCACTGATTGACGACTGCCActttgtgataattggcaaatggtgaaaCGAAACGAGTGAAATACCCTAGGGTGtgattctaactgttcatgtgaatgcccCCCTCACCCGCCCAGCACCATGGATTTATTTTAATAGCCACAATTAGGTAAACATTTTATGCACTGATGTCAAAAGCATGGCCTTGGGAacacttagtccaccagcagaatcatgGTCTATGCAGGAATAATACCAGATGATACAACTGCAAATTAAAACGTatcaaaattaatattataAGAAAACTTGAAAGCCTAAagagcatttgtcaacaaaagcaTCCAACTTCGCTTGGAAGtaacaaatgtgtataaaatatatgtaggtatgtCTCGTATTCTATAGCTCTTAAATTTTCGTAGATGcttactttaaaaataatttagtcATATAATtaagaggagtcattaggtctgtatacatatattgtataaatatgtattcgAGGTAAATAATATGGTCGTCTCATGgtgttaattttttaaattaacattaGATCTACGAATGATCTGTACCACACAACAGTTAACATGGTGaatgttactgatgaaaataCTCCTGTAGTAACCTCACGTATTTAGATCTGTCTACAGTGTTAAATAAAAGCATATCTTAACTGCAGTGTtgttacaaatgaaaatgaaatatatctACATGCAAGTATTCTAGGCACAGGATCATGCAATACTGGAGATGGAACAAATAGTCTTCGACACGATCTCTTAATTCTATTACGAAGGCTTGACAAGTGGGACTTCAACAGATGACAActttctctctttctctctggagggtggaaactgggcagagcccggggggaacccacgaccatccgcaggttgctgcagaccttcccacgtaccgccggagagaaagccagcatgatttgGACTTTttttgagagactcctgggtcattatgctgcgccaacgcgctaacctactgagccacggaggcccctgaacaGATGACGAACACAAGGGTTTAAATTCATGCTTCGATAATTACCAATCCCTTCACCTTAAACAACATACAAAAAAGAAGAACGTGTCCCTGTATGTCAAATATATTAGCTCTTCAAAACACACTGAAGATCATGAGGCTGACAACCCTGTACAAGATTGAAGATATCAATTCATTCATACTATGAAACTCTCAAATAGCATCACGTTCCATTCGGAATAAGGCAAATGTTAAGGGAGCGGACTCGATTGTTTTAACTGGACAATGTGATTTAGTCAGGAATCATCTGTGTGCCAACAGAGCATGTCCGCCCACTAGCTCTGAACAGCGATCATGTTCGTTTTAGTAACAAAAGGTCTATCCAGTCAAATCTGTACTTACGGGCACCTGTGTTTAGCGTCTAACTGTCCTAAGCGGCCGCTGTCTGCCGGGACCAAGCGATTTTCCATGTTTAACGACCTGTACTACGCGGACACCTGTCCAACGCGGCCAACAACCGCTATATATTGTAGCAAAGACCAATATCAACATGCCCTATGCGCTCAAGACtttcaaaatcaataacaatcaaatattcaaaaatttcaaaatggcggccACAAACTTCGGCAGCTTTGATAGTGattgaaaatttgcaatattGTAATATGCATCTTTGTCTTGATCAGTTTGTGGTTTACTGGTCAATGGAAGTAAAGCTTCTTTGCTTTAAAGCCCAGCTGGCTATTGTCAAGACAGCCACTGGGATTAGCCCTATGTAGAGGTCGCCTGAGGTGTGAAAGCAATAAGGTTACAGTGAGCAAATCaggatataatctgacctcctgtggttcAATCCACAAATAGTTTCTTTGACAAAGCATCTAGATTGCCTGACCATTATCTTTGTAGGCACCTGGAGATGTGTCTTCCTGTGagtttgccaaaatatgaccTCTCACGAACACGTTGAACCTCCCAGATCcatatacaagtatgttgtTACTTCACTGGCAATGGCAAAACgaataaatgtttatacagcTCATACGTCTAGGTGAAATCCGTAGTCCAAAAGTTTATTGTAATATCCTAACTGGCGCAAAACTGTCTAGACCATGAAAATCTTGGAAGGAAAAGTGCTCAAGTCACACAAACGCTGACTTGAAACTCGGGTTGTAAGCGCTTGTTTATTTACACTCTATGTGAACACTATTAGGTCTTTAGGCTTATAAGCTACACTGCTTAATTGTTTTGAGATATAATATTAGTATACTGTTGTTATATATCCACTAAATATATGCTCAgaactttgaaatttaaatttgataggGTTATTATAATTTTCAAGTTAAATTTAGGACTTTCTAGGTCCATAAAACCCATAATGTTTTCCTGTGTAATTAAAGtgacataaagtctgccactatacaTACATAGGAACCATGATAAACGACAAAGTTGTCATcgaaaaatatgttcaaaaaattctaaaaaattttgaaagccgagaacaTGGAGTTGATTATTGGGGATATGGAaatgacggacaattcactccaagaagccatgttgtagaagcccttttGAACTTGGCCAATCCATAGccctgaaagcgtcacgtgataattggctgtcacgtgaAAAaatattagctctcgattgtcagtgtggtgtCTTATAGTGGATACAGGTATCggtgcaataaattggattttgcggctTAAGTGTAAAACTGATGTATTTTGAACCACACGTTTATAAGCAGGGAACCGAGAACGGCTGCTcctgtcacaatgcgtacatgttgggcaggatactgcagtaacttgtcaccGTAAGCTGGCAGAAAACCCtccgggagagtcattgcttgaaaaaaaatgttgtgactTTCCATTacttttccttagcaaagtcagagctattacaaaaatatctttccaaaatctgaataaaaggGTCTGTTGttaatcagaaggtcctgcagtgttcggtaaattccctgcaGTCGGTACATCCAGCTAGGCCAAATTCTTACACCCCTGTAGGACGAGGGCAagcaggaccgctaaaacacgacaGTTGTGTCCACCAACATCGCCCTCACCGAGCCCCAAACTAAAAGAAGCATTTGAACCTTTTCAAATTGAAAACAAAGTGTGCTGTGTTTAGGAGCGAATTATCTAAttcaaactatatatatatgttcaaaaCTTGTCCTTTTTAACGGTTCACTATCTCCCGTTCTTTCCAGGAAGCGTTTCGCGTCCAAAGCCATGAAATTAAGTAACAACTGTGTAACTGGCCTCGGTGTCATTACAAGAAAATCGGATTTTGTCGTATTCATTCTCATAAACACTCTCATACGGGTTGCTGTCCACTGGAGTTGAAATCCGCGCTTCTCTCCCTTGATTAGAACTCTCCCGATTCTGGACGTGGACCGGATCCGAACGCTCAGAGGTTCCTCCTGACTTATTACCGTGACATCTTCTCCTGTAGAAATAACACAGTCTATGGTCACcaaaataatttcaacaaaGATATACTATcttaacagaaaatataaaCCCAACAAAGCGAAAATTATTACAGCAGCATATTACAATATGCTTATCTCTAATATCGATTTATTCGGATTATTTCGTCACATTTtctgagtacatgtaaatgtattaggATTTAAATTGCACATTATTCTGTATCACAGAGCGGGAACGATGGGTACAGCTTTAGGTGTATCACAACCTTTAGTGTATAAACAAagtattataaaaatataataaatacataaaatattacatgtatatctaaatcCTATACTGTGGAATAAACATTCATGGTCCTTTTTTAAGTTGGCATCACTTACGTGTACATCAGTACAATAACGACGATTACCACAGCGACCACCACAGCCACACAGCCTATAACCACTCCTGTGTAGTTATAGTTGACGACTATAAAcgataaaatacacatttaaacaaagCTGAAATTGCTGATTTTATTGTGCTACATCTTATTCAGTTTTTAGCGAGCAATGTATTTTATGACGGTGAACATTTCAGCAGcacagaaatgtttattttctaaacaaaatCGTTACACAATGGCGCTGTGGGACAAAACCTACACTCTGACATTGACAGACATATGCTATTAAACTGAGAGGGGTGGGCGTATGGGAAATCTAATGCGGTGCAACTTTGGCGGAATATGTTAGATCTTCAAGGTGGGACTGACTTTGAGCTGCGTGCTGAGTTACATAAGCAAGAAAGTATGCAATGGATTGTTGTTATCCTGCCTTCCACATGGAGATAATTATCTGTTGTAGGATTAAAAGCGAAACAGCCTATAAATGGAGCGTAATCGACAGCAAATCCTGATCTTTCAAATATTAATGACATTAGGATACTCTTGTGTATAATCATTAGGCCACTGGCACCTTAGGAATTACTTTTAGACGCAAAATTATTGGCGACGTTCTATTATCAGTTGAAATGTCACCAAGAGAGTGTATTTACATTCAAAGATAATCTTTTTCAGGTAATGATGCTTACGGGTACAAAATCTGCCTTCATGTCCATCTGTACAACCTCCAATACATGCTCCATTCCTGACGTCACATCCGGTTGGACCATTAAGACAGTTCAGACTACAAGTAAGTTTGCAGTTTTGTCCCCATGTGCCAGGGGAGCATGCTGTCAAAATAGAACACATATTTCTGTTATCTTCAGACTTCTGTCTCATTTGTCGATGTTTCAGTGTTACCGTTCTATAGCTTGCATTGTCAGCtttcttgttcttttttgtctgcATTGCAATCGTTAAAGGCAAGCTAGAATAAATCTCACAACATAGGCTGGCATCAATCTTGGACACTAAAACTAGCACATAACAACCCTGGAAAGCAAAGGAACTCATGTAAGCCTGACACCGTTTAAAGCGGAGCGAGGAATGCTATAAGCGTGCTTGGAATAGACACGGGTGGCGACGAGAAGAGTGGCCGGTGGCGAGACACAATCTCACAAAGTGtcctgtacagaaaatggagtatgAAAGTCAAATGGCGTAAAATCCGATATGTCTAAACCCAGGAAACTCCTTTACAGAGGAGGACAGTAAGTATGACTGCTCTCCAGTGGACTtcagtaaatgactgctctcaaatggacttaACTTAATGACTGCCAGCTGCACAAGTCTGTCGgtaatatttatagataaacgtaaaaaaaatattctggatggttttaaacatgtttacaacagcgatacatatttccagaaagtGT
Above is a window of Liolophura sinensis isolate JHLJ2023 chromosome 7, CUHK_Ljap_v2, whole genome shotgun sequence DNA encoding:
- the LOC135471382 gene encoding multiple epidermal growth factor-like domains protein 10; its protein translation is MSGYSSLKCKTACEAGTYGPDCNETCGSCARGQDSCNTTSGHCPGDPRCMPGYSGLKCKRCDAGFWGADCEQKCGECYNNVTCNRTSGDCPVRDENPRCKAGFLGSHCRQTCSPGTWGQNCKLTCSLNCLNGPTGCDVRNGACIGGCTDGHEGRFCTLVNYNYTGVVIGCVAVVVAVVIVVIVLMYTRRCHGNKSGGTSERSDPVHVQNRESSNQGREARISTPVDSNPYESVYENEYDKIRFSCNDTEASYTVVT